A stretch of Pomacea canaliculata isolate SZHN2017 linkage group LG6, ASM307304v1, whole genome shotgun sequence DNA encodes these proteins:
- the LOC112566539 gene encoding insulin-like isoform X2, whose amino-acid sequence MKTLVVTLLAMLAATYVHSGGNPDRPSGRRLCGQQLADTLDMVCGQTGFNWRKRSADDTKTAGREPRSLMAGVRQGRSVADECCRQGPCTIQILESYCASSVEGASENMRSYLISMLNGPQMASTTTTPETTAATARPGSNSPAAEVFRGPSWRNSSNFKQFFYLPVNSRPTRSPLIFK is encoded by the exons ATGAAGACGCTGGTGGTGACGCTGTTGGCGATGTTAGCAGCGACGTATGTTCACTCTGGAGGAAATCCTGACAGACCCTCTGGACGGCGTCTGTGTGGCCAACAGCTTGCCGACACCTTGGACATGGTGTGCGGACAGACCGGCTTCAACTGGCGCAAGAGATCAG cagacgacacaaagaCAGCAGGACGAGAGCCGCGCTCCCTGATGGCGGGCGTGCGGCAAGGTCGGTCTGTGGCTGACGAGTGTTGTCGTCAAGGGCCCTGCACCATCCAGATCCTCGAGAGCTACTGCGCCTCTTCAGTCGAGGGGGCATCAGAA AATATGCGTTCTTACCTCATTTCGATGCTTAATGGGCCTCAAATGGCATCCACAACGACGACACCAGAGACCACAGCAGCCACTGCTCGCCCTGGCTCCAACTCACCGGCAGCGGAGGTGTTCCGCGGTCCATCTTGGCGAAATAGCTCGAACTTCAAACAGTTCTTCTACCTGCCCGTGAACAGTCGGCCAACACGAAGTCCccttattttcaaataa
- the LOC112566479 gene encoding uncharacterized protein LOC112566479, with product MLCRRGKTFTVKICALIVIVVLALLWRKELVLQFEVISYGHHPTLTLFSAHERTLNGDLVVTVVGIANRDHVTFTHVTCRLTVRKERTRSGNGSVYWDTQGNVSVLPDHHDERYGAILIDCPLHDGPARPSFASVILSTTDPDLYTVRVPPLNQDHPVYRWRCAFRPSMADTTDGRNSLRRWSCCKCWESIMPRCTSLTSGPTSLPS from the exons ATGTTGTGTCGCAGAGgtaaaacatttacagtaaaAATTTGCGCATTAATTGTCATCGTTGTGTTGGCCTTGCTATGGCGCAAGGAGTTAGTCCTCCAGTTTGAGGTCATTAGCTACGGTCATCATCCGACACTGACTCTGTTCTCGGCGCACGAGCGAACGTTGAACGGCGACTTAGTGGTGACTGTGGTGGGGATTGCGAACAGAGACCACGTAACGTTCACCCACGTGACCTGCCGTCTGACTGTCAGGAAGGAAAGGACCAGAAGCGGCAATGGCAGTGTCTACTGGGACACGCAAGGAAACGTCTCAGTTTTACCTGATCATCATGATGAAAG GTACGGAGCGATTTTGATTGACTGCCCCCTACATGATGGACCAGCACGTCCCAGTTTCGCGTCCGTGATCCTCAGTACGACCGACCCTGATCTGTACACTGTGAGAGTACCTCCCCTGAATCAGGACCACCCCGTCTACAGATGGCGCTGTGCGTTCCGCCCATCCATGGCGGATACAACAGATGGAAGGAACTCATTGAGACGCTGGAGCTGCTGCAAATGTTGGGAGTCGATCATGCCGAGATGTACATCCTTGACGTCGGGCccaacgtcacttccgtcttAA
- the LOC112567203 gene encoding beta-1,4-galactosyltransferase galt-1-like produces MAIFWRAVCSSRNILTALCCRRRALPIYFLVFIAAVWSTVWMQKSQETLTKDDVNEKKVSTLKVIRYGEGHPRLALYSAHERTLDGAMVVTVVGLVDRDNVQFTQVTCRFSVEKEKLGSGNDTSYWDTQGKVLVLPEHHSQRYGAALIDCPILLERPRPNLVSIVVNVTDPYLYSAQITYLDTGEPKRQLALCMPPIHSGYNNWKELVETLELQQLLGVDRADVYAHNTGPNVTSVLNYYVTRGFLHVHEWPDPPQPVHYFGQLAAINDCLLRMRNVAKLVLFTDLDEVIVPHRHDSLSDMLQDVLKGQQDPDHVGAFNFLNSFFVPSNDSEAQSRLLQNSTLNSDQIRLARSLGLKAVSGVYHGKVFPFTERSKCIVDPLTVTMMQVHFVGIFSKGFRSVTVDPSISLLHHYRGREDRENLVPETSALKFAPELIRRVHSLGKAVGFLEHSNS; encoded by the exons ATGGCCATCTTTTGGAGGGCAGTCTGTTCTTCCAGGAACATCCTGACCGCTCTCTGCTGCAGAAGGCGGGCTCTTCCGatatattttcttgtctttatcgCCGCTGTATGGAGTACGGTGTGGATGCAGAAGAGCCAGGAGACATTGACGAAAGACGATGTCAACGAGAAAAAAGTCTCAACTCTAAAGGTTATCCGGTATGGTGAGGGACACCCGAGACTGGCGCTGTACTCGGCGCACGAGCGAACGCTGGACGGCGCCAtggtggtgacggtggtggGGCTGGTGGACAGAGACAATGTACAGTTCACTCAAGTGACCTGCCGTTTCAGTGTCGAGAAAGAAAAGCTCGGAAGTGGTAATGACACCTCGTATTGGGACACCCAGGGGAAAGTTTTGGTCTTGCCGGAACACCACAGCCAAAG GTACGGGGCAGCTTTAATTGACTGTCCCATTCTTCTTGAACGTCCACGCCCCAACTTAGTCTCCATTGTCGTGAACGTGACTGACCCCTACCTGTACTCCGCACAAATAACCTACCTTGACACAGGTGAACCCAAGAGACAGCTGGCACTTTGCATGCCGCCCATACACAGTGGATACAACAACTGGAAGGAACTCGTGGAGACGCTGGAGCTTCAGCAGCTCTTGGGAGTGGATCGCGCAGACGTGTACGCGCATAACACCGGTCCCAACGTCACTTCCGTCCTAAATTACTACGTCACCAGAGGCTTCCTGCATGTGCACGAGTGGCCAGACCCTCCACAGCCAGTCCACTACTTTGGCCAGCTGGCTGCCATCAACGACTGtctcctgcgcatgcgcaatgtCGCCAAGCTGGTCTTGTTTACCGACTTGGATGAGGTCATCGTGCCCCACCGCCATGATTCTTTGTCCGACATGCTGCAAGACGTTCTCAAAGGACAACAAGATCCAGATCATGTTGGAGCCTTCAACTTCCTCAACTCCTTCTTCGTGCCTTCAAATGACTCTGAAGCCCAAAGCAGACTTCTCCAAAACTCCACCCTCAACTCTGACCAGATTCGTCTCGCTCGTTCTCTTGGACTAAAAGCAGTGTCGGGTGTGTACCATGGCAAAGTTTTCCCTTTCACTGAACGCTCCAAATGCATCGTGGACCCGCTGACAGTGACGATGATGCAGGTTCACTTTGTAGGAATCTTTTCCAAGGGCTTCAGGTCAGTGACTGTGGATCCCAGCATTTCCTTGCTACATCACTATCGCgggagagaagacagagaaaatcTTGTTCCAGAAACTTCTGCCTTAAAATTCGCTCCGGAACTTATAAGGAGAGTGCACAGTCTCGGGAAAGCTGTTGGATTTCTGGAACATAGTAACAGCTAA